From the genome of Spinacia oleracea cultivar Varoflay chromosome 2, BTI_SOV_V1, whole genome shotgun sequence, one region includes:
- the LOC110785011 gene encoding plasma membrane ATPase 4 isoform X1, with the protein MAKAIDFEGLKNENIDLEKIPVEAVFEELKCSREGLSTQEGNERIQVFGPNKLEEKKENKLLKFLGFMWNPLSWVMEAAAVMAIVLANGDGKPPDWPDFVGIVCLLFINSTISYIEENNAGNAAAALMANLAPKCKLLRDGKWSESDAALLVPGDIISIKLGDIVPADARLLEGDPLKVDQSALTGETFPATKNPGDEVFSGSTCKQGELEAVVIATGVHTFFGKAAHLVDSTNHVGHFQKVLTSIGNFCIITIALGMAIEIIVMYPIQRRKYRHGIHNLLVLLIGGIPIAMPTVLSVTMAIGSHRLSQQGAITKRMTAIEEMAGMDVLCSDKTGTLTLNKLSVDKNLIEVFCKDVDKEHVLLLAARASRVENQDAIDTCMVGMLADPKEARAGITEVHFLPFNPVEKRTALTYIDSKGNWHRASKGAPEQILDLCNCNAAIRKRVHDAIVKFAERGLRSLGVARQEVPEKSKESSGTPWEFVGLLPLFDPPRHDSAETIRKALILGVNVKMITGDQLAIGKETGRRLGMGTNMYPSSVLLGQDTGGLPIDELIEKADGFAGVFPEHKYEIVKKLQEKKHIVGMTGDGVNDAPALKKADIGIAVDDATDAARSASDIVLTEPGLSVIISAVLTSRAIFQRMKNYTIYAVSITIRIVLGFMLIALIWKFDFSPFMVLIIAVLNDGTIMTISKDRVKPSPLPDSWKLNEIFATGVVLGSYQALMTVIFFWLMKDTDFFTEKFGVRSIRDSREEMMAALYLQVSIVSQALIFVTRSRSWSFVERPGVMLMVAFWIAQLVATLIAVYFAWDFAEIKGCGWGWAGVVWIYNLVFYFPLDVLKFAIRYFLSGKAWTNMFQSKTAFSTKKDFGKEEREAHWASDQRTLHGLQAAGTSSSPHFADNKSYRELSEIAEQAKRRAEVARLRELHTLKGHVESVAKLKGLDLESSTSGHYTV; encoded by the exons ATGGCTAAAGCCATCGATTTTGAAGGCCTCAAGAATGAGAATATTGATCTG GAAAAAATTCCGGTTGAGGCAGTCTTTGAGGAGCTAAAATGTTCCAGGGAGGGTTTATCAACCCAGGAAGGAAACGAAAGGATCCAAGTATTTGGACCCAACAAATTAGAAGAAAAGAAG GAAAACAAACTCCTCAAGTTTCTTGGGTTTATGTGGAACCCCTTGTCATGGGTCATGGAAGCTGCTGCTGTCATGGCCATAGTTCTTGCTAATGGGGATGGGAAGCCACCAGATTGGCCAGATTTTGTTGGTATCGTTTGCTTGTTGTTCATCAACTCTACTATCTCTTACATTGAAGAGAACAATGCAGGAAATGCAGCTGCTGCACTCATGGCTAATCTTGCTCCAAAGTGTAAG CTGCTTAGAGATGGGAAATGGAGTGAGTCAGACGCTGCATTGTTGGTACCAGGAGACATTATCAGCATCAAATTGGGTGACATTGTCCCTGCTGATGCACGTCTTCTTGAAGGTGACCCTTTAAAGGTTGATCAGTCTGCCCTAACAGGAGAAACATTTCCTGCTACCAAGAATCCTGGAGATGAAGTTTTCTCCGGATCAACATGTAAACAAGGTGAGCTTGAAGCTGTTGTGATTGCCACTGGTGTCCACACCTTCTTTGGGAAGGCAGCCCACCTTGTCGACAGCACCAACCATGTTGGTCATTTCCAGAAGGTTCTTACCTCCATTGGAAACTTCTGTATCATCACAATTGCTCTGGGTATGGCAATTGAGATCATCGTGATGTACCCAATCCAGCGCCGTAAATACAGGCATGGAATCCACAATCTGTTGGTTCTCTTGATCGGAGGTATCCCAATTGCCATGCCTACAGTATTGTCTGTGACTATGGCTATTGGGTCCCACAGGTTGTCACAACAAGGAGCTATTACAAAGAGAATGACTGCCATTGAGGAAATGGCTGGTATGGATGTCCTCTGCAGTGATAAAACTGGTACCTTGACTCTTAACAAGTTGAGTGTTGACAAGAACTTGATTGAGGTATTTTGCAAGGATGTTGACAAGGAGCATGTCCTCCTCCTTGCTGCAAGGGCCTCACGTGTTGAGAACCAAGATGCTATTGATACTTGTATGGTTGGAATGCTTGCTGACCCCAAGGAG GCTAGAGCTGGAATTACCGAAGTACACTTTCTTCCGTTCAATCCTGTGGAAAAAAGGACTGCTCTGACTTACATAGATAGTAAAGGAAACTGGCACAGAGCTAGTAAAGGGGCACCCGAGCAG ATTCTTGACTTGTGCAATTGCAACGCTGCCATCAGAAAGAGGGTTCATGATGCGATTGTGAAGTTTGCTGAACGCGGTCTCCGTTCATTGGGTGTTGCAAGACAG GAAGTGCCCGAAAAAAGCAAGGAATCTTCAGGTACACCGTGGGAATTTGTTGGTTTGTTGCCACTTTTTGATCCTCCAAGGCACGACAGTGCTGAAACCATTCGCAAAGCCCTCATCCTTGGTGTCAATGTTAAGATGATTACTG GTGATCAACTTGCCATCGGTAAGGAAACGGGTAGAAGGCTTGGTATGGGAACAAACATGTACCCATCTTCGGTTTTGCTTGGCCAAGATACAGGTGGCCTTCCTATCGATGAGTTGATTGAGAAAGCTGACGGTTTTGCTGGAGTTTTCCCAG agcataaatatgaaattgttAAGAAGTTGCAAGAGAAGAAGCACATTGTTGGAATGACAGGAGATGGTGTCAACGATGCCCCTGCATTGAAGAAGGCCGATATCGGTATTGCAGTTGATGATGCAACTGATGCTGCAAGAAGTGCTTCTGACATTGTTCTCACTGAACCTGGTCTTAGTGTTATCATCAGTGCTGTGCTTACCAGTAGGGCTATTTTCCAGAGGATGAAAAATTACACC ATCTATGCTGTCTCCATCACAATCCGTATTGTG CTTGGCTTTATGCTTATCGCTTTGATCTGGAAATTCGACTTCTCACCCTTCATGGTTTTGATTATTGCCGTCTTGAATGATG GAACAATCATGACTATCTCAAAGGACCGAGTCAAGCCATCTCCGCTGCCTGACAGCTGGAAACTCAATGAAATCTTCGCCACTGGAGTTGTTCTTGGAAGTTACCAAGCCTTGATGACTGTCATTTTCTTCTGGTTAATGAAGGACACCGACTTCTTTACT GAAAAATTTGGAGTAAGGTCCATTAGAGATAGTCGTGAGGAAATGATGGCTGCTCTATATCTCCAAGTGAGTATTGTAAGTCAAGCCCTCATTTTCGTGACCCGGTCTCGCAGCTGGTCCTTTGTTGAACGTCCTGGTGTGATGTTGATGGTAGCTTTCTGGATTGCTCAACTG GTGGCAACTCTAATTGCAGTATATTTTGCCTGGGATTTTGCTGAGATCAAAGGATGTGGATGGGGATGGGCAGGTGTAGTTTGGATCTATAACCTAGTCTTCTATTTCCCACTCGACGTACTCAAGTTTGCCATCCGCTACTTCTTGAGTGGAAAGGCATGGACTAACATGTTCCAGAGCAAG
- the LOC130467396 gene encoding uncharacterized mitochondrial protein AtMg00810-like, translated as MKSPVENRDPKIYCQFHEDVGHDTKDCRSLKRALDGLASKGNLKNYLQKNTHGPGSSHDANVRLKRYLSTYFHSKDLGALKYFLGIEVARGTKGLFISQRKYALDILSEEGMIGCKPIDTPMEQNYCLAQAKGAPFYYPDQYRRLVGQLVYFSITRPELSYFVHTLSQIFSASQVAHWDAALRVLRYIKGSSGQGTLMQPMSTCRSLSSYFIFLGKSHVSWKTKKQLTLSQRRLSIVRWL; from the exons ATGAAGTCCCCCGTTGAGAATCGGGACCCAAAGATATACTGTCAATTCCACGAAGATGTAGGTCATGACACCAAAGACTGTAGGAGCCTGAAAAGGGCCTTGGACGGGTTGGCATCTAAGGGGAATCTAAAGAATTACTTGCAGAAGAATACCCATGGTCCTG GGTCATCTCATGATGCTAATGTGCGTTTAAAACGATATCTTAGCACCTATTTTCATAGTAAGGATCTTGGCGctctaaaatattttttgggTATTGAGGTTGCCCGAGGTACAAAGGGTTTATTTATTTCTCAAAGGAAGTATGCCTTAGATATTTTGTCAGAAGAAGGAATGATAGGTTGTAAGCCAATTGATACTCCTATGGAACAAAACTATTGTCTTGCACAAGCAAAAGGAGCGCCTTTTTATTATCCAGATCAGTATAGGCGTTTGGTTGGTCAATTGGTTTATTTTTCTATTACTCGCCCTGAATTAAGTTATTTTGTTCATACTCTCTCACAAATTTTTAGTGCTTCACAGGTTGCTCATTGGGATGCCGCTCTTCGTGTTTTGAGGTATATTAAAGGGAGCTCGGGTCAGGGAACCTTGATGCAACCCATGAGTACATGTAGGTCGTTGTCCTCTTACTTTATTTTTCTTGGAAAATCCCATGTCTCTtggaaaacaaagaaacaacttACTCTTTCTCAGCGGAGGCTGAGTATTGTTCGATGGTTGTGA
- the LOC110785013 gene encoding plasma membrane ATPase 4: MAKAFNLEDIKNEAVDLENIPIEEVFEQLKCSREGLTSQEGADRIEIFGPNKLEEKKESKFLKFLGFMWNPLSWVMEAAAIMAIALANGDGKPPDWQDFVGIICLLVINSTISFIEENNAGNAAAALMANLAPKCKLLRDGRWSESDAALLVPGDIISIKLGDIVPADARLLEGDALKIDQSALTGESLPVTKHPGDEVFSGSTCKQGEIEAVVIATGVHTFFGKAAHLVDSTNQVGHFQKVLTSIGNFCIISIAVGMAVEIVVMYPIQHRRYRHGINNLLVLLIGGIPIAMPTVLSVTMAIGSHRLSQQGAITKRMTAIEEMAGMDVLCSDKTGTLTLNKLSVDKNLIEIFCKGVDKENVLLLAARASRVENQDAIDTCMVGMLADPKEARAGIREVHFLPFNPVDKRTALTYIDGSGNWHRVSKGAPEQILDLCNCKEDVRKKVHSVIEKFAERGLRSLGVARQEVPEKTKESPGGPWQFVGLLPLFDPPRHDSAETIRKALNLGVNVKMITGDQLAIGKETGRRLGMGTNMYPSSALLGNNKDSSIASLPIDELIEKADGFAGVFPEHKYEIVKKLQEKKHIVGMTGDGVNDAPALKKADIGIAVDDATDAARSASDIVLTEPGLSVIISAVLTSRAIFQRMKNYTIYAVSITIRIVLGFMLIALIWKFDFSPFMVLIIAILNDGTIMTISKDRVKPSPVPDSWKLKEIFATGIVLGSYQALMTVIFFWAMFDTDFFPEKFGVRAIRGNREEMMAALYLQVSIVSQALIFVTRSRSWSFVERPGMLLMTAFLIAQLVATIIAVYPNWAFAEIKGCGWGWAGVVWLYNLVFYFPLDVLKFAIRYILSGKAWLNLFESKTAFTSKKDYGKEEREAQWALAQRTLHGLQAPESSAPLFQDKNSYRELSEIAEQAKRRAEVARLRELHTLKGHVESVVKLKGLDIDTIQQNYTV; the protein is encoded by the exons ATGGCGAAGGCCTTTAATCTCGAAGATATCAAGAATGAGGCTGTTGATCTG GAAAACATTCCTATCGAGGAAGTTTTTGAGCAGCTGAAATGTTCAAGGGAAGGTTTGACATCCCAAGAAGGAGCAGACAGGATCGAAATCTTTGGACCCAACAAATTAGAAGAGAAGAAG GAAAGCAAATTCCTCAAGTTTCTTGGGTTTATGTGGAATCCCTTGTCATGGGTTATGGAAGCTGCTGCTATTATGGCCATAGCACTTGCTAATGGGGATGGGAAGCCGCCAGATTGGCAAGATTTCGTTGGTATCATTTGTTTATTGGTCATCAATTCTACTATCTCTTTCATTGAAGAGAACAATGCAGGAAATGCTGCCGCTGCCCTCATGGCTAATCTTGCTCCTAAGTGTAAG CTTCTTAGAGATGGTCGATGGAGTGAGTCAGACGCTGCATTGTTGGTACCAGGAGACATCATCAGCATTAAATTGGGTGACATTGTCCCTGCTGATGCACGTCTTCTTGAAGGTgatgctttaaagattgatcaATCTGCCCTAACAGGAGAATCACTCCCCGTAACCAAGCATCCAGGGGATGAAGTTTTCTCTGGTTCAACATGTAAACAAGGTGAGATTGAGGCTGTTGTGATTGCCACTGGTGTCCACACTTTCTTCGGAAAGGCAGCTCACCTTGTCGACAGCACAAACCAAGTTGGTCATTTCCAGAAGGTTCTTACCTCCATTGGTAACTTCTGTATTATCTCCATTGCGGTTGGTATGGCTGTTGAGATCGTCGTGATGTACCCAATTCAACACCGTAGATACAGGCACGGAATCAACAATCTGTTGGTTCTCTTGATCGGAGGTATCCCAATTGCCATGCCTACAGTGTTGTCTGTAACCATGGCAATTGGGTCCCACAGGTTGTCTCAACAAGGAGCTATTACAAAGAGAATGACTGCCATTGAGGAAATGGCTGGTATGGATGTGCTCTGCAGTGACAAGACTGGTACCTTGACTCTCAACAAGTTGAGTGTTGACAAGAACTTGATTGAGATATTTTGCAAGGGTGTTGATAAGGAGAATGTCCTTCTTCTTGCCGCAAGGGCCTCACGTGTTGAGAACCAAGATGCTATTGATACTTGTATGGTTGGTATGCTTGCTGACCCCAAGGAGGCTAGAGCTGGAATTCGGGAGGTACACTTTCTCCCATTCAATCCCGTTGACAAAAGGACTGCATTGACTTACATCGATGGCAGTGGAAACTGGCATAGAGTTAGTAAAGGTGCACCTGAGCAG ATTCTTGACTTGTGCAATTGCAAGGAGGATGTCAGAAAGAAGGTCCATTCTGTAATTGAGAAGTTTGCTGAACGTGGTCTCCGTTCATTGGGTGTTGCAAGACAGGAAGTTCCCGAAAAGACCAAGGAATCTCCGGGTGGACCATGGCAATTTGTTGGTTTGTTGCCACTTTTTGATCCTCCAAGGCACGACAGTGCTGAAACCATCCGCAAGGCTCTCAACCTTGGTGTGAATGTTAAGATGATCACTG GTGATCAACTTGCCATCGGTAAGGAAACTGGTAGAAGACTTGGTATGGGAACAAACATGTACCCATCTTCTGCTTTGCTTGGGAATAACAAAGATTCATCCATAGCCAGCCTTCCTATTGATGAGTTGATTGAGAAAGCCGATGGTTTTGCTGGAGTTTTCCCAG agcataaatatgaaattgttAAGAAGTTGCAAGAGAAGAAGCACATTGTTGGTATGACCGGAGATGGTGTCAATGACGCCCCTGCATTGAAGAAGGCAGATATCGGTATTGCAGTTGATGATGCAACTGATGCTGCAAGAAGTGCTTCTGACATTGTTCTTACTGAACCTGGTCTCAGTGTTATTATCAGTGCTGTGCTAACCAGTAGGGCTATTTTCCAGAGGATGAAAAACTATACT ATCTATGCAGTCTCCATCACAATCCGTATTGTG CTTGGCTTTATGCTTATTGCTTTGATCTGGAAATTCGACTTTTCACCCTTTATGGTTCTGATTATTGCCATCTTGAACGATG GAACAATCATGACTATCTCAAAGGATAGAGTCAAGCCATCTCCGGTTCCTGACAGCTGGAAGCTTAAGGAAATCTTCGCTACTGGAATTGTTCTTGGAAGTTACCAAGCCTTGATGACTGTCATTTTCTTCTGGGCAATGTTTGACACCGACTTCTTCCCT GAAAAGTTTGGAGTACGTGCCATTAGAGGCAACCGTGAGGAAATGATGGCTGCTCTATATCTCCAAGTGAGTATAGTAAGTCAAGCCCTCATTTTCGTGACCAGGTCTCGTAGCTGGTCTTTCGTTGAGCGTCCTGGTATGCTGTTGATGACAGCTTTCTTAATTGCGCAACTG GTGGCAACCATTATTGCTGTATACCCTAACTGGGCCTTTGCCGAGATCAAAGGATGTGGATGGGGATGGGCTGGAGTAGTTTGGCTCTACAACTTAGTTTTCTACTTCCCACTCGACGTACTTAAGTTTGCCATCCGTTACATCTTGAGTGGAAAGGCATGGCTCAACTTGTTCGAGAGCAAG ACTGCATTCACCAGCAAGAAGGATTACggaaaagaagagagagaagcaCAATGGGCCCTTGCTCAGAGAACACTACACGGGCTTCAAGCACCCGAGTCTTCTGCTCCCCTCTTCCAAGACAAGAACAGTTACAGGGAACTCTCGGAGATAGCTGAGCAAGCCAAGAGACGTGCTGAAGTTGCAAG GCTTCGTGAGTTGCACACACTCAAAGGACACGTTGAGTCCGTGGTGAAGCTAAAGGGTCTTGACATCGATACCATCCAACAAAATTACACCGTTTGA